GTGGCCGGGGGAGGTGCCGGAGTCGGGGCGCCAGGCGCTGCACAGCCACGTCTTCCGGCTGCGCGGGCACCTCGGACCGGCCTCCGGCCGGCTGCGGACGCTGCAGGACGGGTACCGGCTCGACCTCGGCGGCGACGGCCTCGACGTGGCGCGGGCCCGCGCGCTGCTGGCCGCCGGGCGGGCGGCCGACCCGGAACGCGCTTTCCAGCTGCTCACCGAGGCCGACGCGCTCTGGCGGGGGCCCATGCTCGCCGACCTCGCCGACGTCGGGCCGATCGCCGCGGCTGTCGCCGGGCACGCCCAGCTGCGCCGCGACGTCGCCGACGCGCTCGTGACCAGCGGCATCGCCGCCGGACGGGTGGATGAGGTGGTGGCCCGCGCGGCCGCGGCCGTCGCCGAGGACCCGCTGCGCGAACCCGCCGTCCTGGCGCACATGCGCGCGCTCGCCGCGACCGGCCAGGCGGCGCAGGCGCTGCGCGCCGGGCGGGAGTACCGCGCCCGCCTCGCCGACGAGGCCGGCCTCGACCCGTCGCCGGCCCTCGACGACCTGGTCCGGGAGATCGCCGCCGGCTCGGCACCCGCTCAGCCGACCCGGCCCGCCACCCGGCTCTTCGGCCGCGACCCCGAGATCGCGGCGCTGCGGCGGCTGCTGGCGGGGGAGCGGCTTGTCACGCTCGTCGGGCCGGGCGGCGTCGGCAAGACCCGGGTCGCCCTCGAAGTGGCGGCGCGCGGCGGGACGGCGACCGTGCTGCGGCTCGCGCCGGTGACCGACCCGGCCGCCCTCCCGCACGCGCTGGCCGCCGCGCTCGGCCTCAAGGTCGTCCAGCGCGACGTGCTCGCCTCCTGCGTCGCGGTCCTCGCCGACACACCGGGCCTGCTGGTCGTCGACAACTGCGAGCACCTGCTGGACGCCGCCCGCGACCTGACCGCCGCGGTCCTGGCCGCCTGCCCCGAGGTCACCGTGCTGGCGACGAGCCGCGAGCCCCTCGGCCTCGCCGCGGAGTGCGTCTCCCGCCTGCCGCCGCTGCCGCTGCCGGGCGCCGGCGAAGACCTGCCCCGGGTGGCGTCGGTCGCGGTCTTCCTGGACCGGGCCGGCCGCGTCCGCCAGGGCGTCGCATCCGCGCCGGACGACCTGCGGCTGGTCGCGGACATCGTGCGGCGGCTCGACGGGATACCGCTGGCGATCGAGCTCGCGGCCGGCCGGCTCTCCACGTTCTCCCTGGCCGACCTGCACGGGCGCCTCGACCGTTCGCTCGACCTGCTCGGCGGCCGGCCCAGCGGCGAGGCGCGGCACGGCACGCTGCGGGAGACCGTCGAGTGGTCGTACCGGCTGCTCACCGACGACGAGCGGCGCCTCTTCCGGCACCTGTCGATCTTCGCGGACGGTGTCGACCTCGCCACCGCCGAGCAGCTCGCCGCGGACCTCGGCCTCGGCACCGACCCGGGCAGCGCCCTCGCCCGCCTGGTCGACGCCTCGATGGTCGAGGCACACTTCGGCGCCGGCACGCGGTACCGGATGCTGGAGACCCTGCGCGCCTTCGGCCTGGACCGGCTCGCGGCCGCCGGGGAGGCCGAGGCCGCCGCCGCGCACCTGGTCCGCTGGGCGGTCGCGCTCACCGGGTGGATCGAGACGACCATGTCCACGGAACGGGAACCGGACGCCGACGCGGTCCTGCGCCGTGAGCTGCCCAACCTGCGGGCGGCGTGGCGGCTGGCGAGGTCCGGCGGGCGGCTCGACGAGGCGGCCGCGATCGTGACCGCGCTCTACCACGCCATCGCGTACCGCGACCTCGTCGAGATCCGGGACTGGGCCGAGGAGCTGGCCGACGACCCCGCGCTCGACGGGCACCCGCGGGCGGCGGCGGTGTTCGGCACGGCGGCCGAGGCGGCGTACCACCGCGGCGACTACGCGCGCGCCGACCGGCTCGCCCGCGCCGGGTTCGCCCGCGACGGCGGGTCGTGGCACTGCCGGACCGTGCTGTCGATCGCCGCGCTGGCCCGCAACGACTGGGACGACGTGGTCTCCCACTCCCTCGCCGCGGCCGCGCTGACCGACCGCCCGTACGAGAACCTGGGGATCGCCGCGCTGGGCAGGGCGTACGCGGGCGACACCGAGGCCGCGTGGGAGCTGAACGAGCGGGGCCTGGCCGGCGCGCCCTCGCCGTCGATGCGCGGCTGGGCGACGTACGTGGCCGGCGAGATCGACAACTGCGCCGGCCGGCACGAGGAGGCCGAGCGGCGGTACCGCCGGGCGATCGACCTGGCCCGCACGTCCGGCGCCACCTTCCTCGCCGGGGTCGCGACCGTCGGGCTGCTCGCCGTCCGGGCCAGGATGGGCCGGGTCCAGGACGCGCTGCGCGGGTACCGCGAGGTGGTCGACTACTTCGCGCGCACCGGCAACTGGACGCACCAGTGGGTCAACCTGCGCAACCTCGCCGACCTGCTGCGCCGGCTGGGCGACGGCGACGCGGCCGCGCGGATCGACGCCGCCGCGAACGCCGCACCCGACGCCCCCGCCGTGGACGGTGCCCGCCCGGCCGGCCCGGCGGCGCCCGTGCTCGGCCGCGCCGCCGTGCTCGACCTGGCCCGCGAGGCGATCGACCGCAACCTCAGCGCGCCGCCGGCTCCACGAACGCCTCGCCGCTGACCCACTCCGTGTACGTCTTGATGCCGACCGCCTCGACGATCCCGCCGGTCTGCGTCCGCTGCGCCAGCAGGGCGCGCACCTTGCGCTCGGCGAGCGCCCCGTCCAGCGTGAGGTCGACCGCCAGCGCCGCCTCCGGGACGGTGACCGGATAGCCGGGCAGGTACACGGAGAACCGCTCGTGCAGCGCGCTCCACCGCCGCTCCCACGCCTCGGGCACGGCGCTGTACAGCAGCCGGGCGCCCGGCGGCGCCGCCTTCGCGAACGCGGCGGTGGCCCACGCGGACACCGCCCGGTGGTCCGGGTGCCCGGTGATCCCGTCCGGCCCGAACGTCAGCACCGTGTCCGGCCGCACCTGGTCCAGCAGCTCGCACAGCCGCTCCACGGCGGGGGCCGGGTCGGCCGCCGCGCACCCGCCGTCGCGGTGGCCCAGCCAGTGGTGCTCGCGCACGCCGAGGATCTCCAGGCAGCTGGCCAGCTC
This genomic stretch from Phytohabitans houttuyneae harbors:
- a CDS encoding PIG-L deacetylase family protein, with protein sequence MEKHELGTVLGIWAHPDDEAYLSGGLMALATDAGARVACVTATRGELGTPDPALWPPDRLAATRATELASCLEILGVREHHWLGHRDGGCAAADPAPAVERLCELLDQVRPDTVLTFGPDGITGHPDHRAVSAWATAAFAKAAPPGARLLYSAVPEAWERRWSALHERFSVYLPGYPVTVPEAALAVDLTLDGALAERKVRALLAQRTQTGGIVEAVGIKTYTEWVSGEAFVEPAAR
- a CDS encoding BTAD domain-containing putative transcriptional regulator, whose protein sequence is MATVLVEVLGPLRLTVDGVAVDVRGAKRRAVLALLALAEGRTVPVDQLVDALWPGEVPESGRQALHSHVFRLRGHLGPASGRLRTLQDGYRLDLGGDGLDVARARALLAAGRAADPERAFQLLTEADALWRGPMLADLADVGPIAAAVAGHAQLRRDVADALVTSGIAAGRVDEVVARAAAAVAEDPLREPAVLAHMRALAATGQAAQALRAGREYRARLADEAGLDPSPALDDLVREIAAGSAPAQPTRPATRLFGRDPEIAALRRLLAGERLVTLVGPGGVGKTRVALEVAARGGTATVLRLAPVTDPAALPHALAAALGLKVVQRDVLASCVAVLADTPGLLVVDNCEHLLDAARDLTAAVLAACPEVTVLATSREPLGLAAECVSRLPPLPLPGAGEDLPRVASVAVFLDRAGRVRQGVASAPDDLRLVADIVRRLDGIPLAIELAAGRLSTFSLADLHGRLDRSLDLLGGRPSGEARHGTLRETVEWSYRLLTDDERRLFRHLSIFADGVDLATAEQLAADLGLGTDPGSALARLVDASMVEAHFGAGTRYRMLETLRAFGLDRLAAAGEAEAAAAHLVRWAVALTGWIETTMSTEREPDADAVLRRELPNLRAAWRLARSGGRLDEAAAIVTALYHAIAYRDLVEIRDWAEELADDPALDGHPRAAAVFGTAAEAAYHRGDYARADRLARAGFARDGGSWHCRTVLSIAALARNDWDDVVSHSLAAAALTDRPYENLGIAALGRAYAGDTEAAWELNERGLAGAPSPSMRGWATYVAGEIDNCAGRHEEAERRYRRAIDLARTSGATFLAGVATVGLLAVRARMGRVQDALRGYREVVDYFARTGNWTHQWVNLRNLADLLRRLGDGDAAARIDAAANAAPDAPAVDGARPAGPAAPVLGRAAVLDLAREAIDRNLSAPPAPRTPRR